The following are encoded in a window of Mycobacteroides chelonae CCUG 47445 genomic DNA:
- a CDS encoding thiol-disulfide oxidoreductase DCC family protein — protein sequence MNDHAPVLLYDGVCALCNGAVKKILRDDKVGTMRFAALDSEYGKQVIARHPELVGVDSFVIVDNPGDPAERIHIRSDGVLRIIDYLGSTRRASLIALVPRPIRDALYRLVARIRYRVFGRYDTCPLPPPEVRARFLA from the coding sequence ATGAACGATCATGCCCCCGTCCTGCTGTATGACGGCGTGTGCGCACTGTGCAACGGAGCGGTGAAGAAGATCCTGCGTGACGACAAGGTCGGAACGATGCGCTTCGCGGCCCTCGACAGTGAGTACGGCAAGCAGGTGATCGCGCGGCACCCCGAACTCGTCGGTGTCGATTCCTTCGTGATCGTCGACAATCCGGGGGATCCTGCCGAACGAATTCATATCCGGTCCGACGGCGTGCTGCGCATCATCGACTATCTCGGCAGCACCCGAAGAGCCTCCCTCATCGCACTGGTCCCGCGGCCCATCCGCGATGCGCTCTACCGGCTGGTCGCCCGAATCCGATACCGGGTGTTCGGGCGGTACGACACCTGCCCGTTGCCGCCTCCGGAGGTGCGGGCGCGTTTCCTGGCCTGA
- a CDS encoding ABC1 kinase family protein — protein sequence MAEIRRGRAARAAKLASLPAGIAGRAALGVGKRLTGKSKDEVNAEMMEKAAEQLFQVLGELKGAAMKLGQALSVFEAAIPPAFAEPFREALTKLQSDAPPLPADKVHRVLDAQLGTKWRERFQSFDDKPVASASIGQVHKAVWSDGRVVAVKVQYPGADEAVRSDLKTMQRLSSLFKQIVPGADVKSIIDELIERTEEELDYRIEATNQRAFAKAFKGDPEFYVSPVVASAPKVVISEWMQGRKLSEIISSGTEDERNECGRLLLKFTVSSPYRCGLLHADTHPGNFMLLPDGRLGVMDFGAVATHEGGFPPNLGPIWRLERDGIWDELIPLMREEGFIPPRTEVSPEEIDEYLKPFIDPLKSDEFHFSRKWMQRVAAKSSDLRGAQFQTGRHLDLPPVYLMMFRVLGSLSGILAQLDATVPYAQIIGDWVPGFREDEPVAAS from the coding sequence ATGGCTGAGATCCGTCGTGGCCGCGCCGCGCGCGCCGCAAAACTGGCATCCCTACCGGCAGGCATCGCCGGTCGAGCCGCGCTGGGCGTCGGAAAACGTTTGACCGGCAAGTCCAAGGACGAAGTCAACGCCGAGATGATGGAGAAGGCGGCCGAGCAGCTGTTCCAGGTTCTCGGCGAGCTCAAGGGCGCGGCCATGAAACTCGGGCAGGCCCTTTCCGTTTTCGAGGCCGCCATCCCGCCGGCCTTTGCCGAACCCTTCCGCGAGGCGCTGACCAAGCTGCAAAGCGATGCCCCACCGCTGCCCGCCGACAAGGTCCACCGCGTTCTGGACGCACAGCTGGGCACCAAGTGGCGTGAACGTTTCCAGTCCTTCGACGACAAGCCTGTCGCCTCAGCCAGCATCGGCCAGGTACACAAGGCCGTCTGGAGCGACGGGCGCGTTGTCGCGGTCAAGGTGCAGTACCCCGGCGCCGACGAGGCCGTCCGCTCGGACCTGAAAACCATGCAACGGTTGTCATCGCTGTTCAAACAGATCGTGCCCGGAGCAGACGTCAAAAGCATCATCGACGAACTGATCGAGCGCACCGAGGAAGAACTCGACTACCGCATCGAGGCCACTAATCAGCGGGCCTTCGCGAAGGCCTTCAAAGGCGACCCCGAGTTCTATGTGTCACCGGTCGTGGCCTCGGCGCCCAAGGTCGTTATCAGCGAATGGATGCAGGGCCGCAAGCTCTCCGAAATCATCAGCAGCGGAACCGAAGACGAACGCAACGAGTGCGGCCGTCTGCTGCTGAAGTTCACGGTCAGCTCCCCGTACCGGTGTGGACTGCTGCACGCAGACACCCACCCCGGAAACTTCATGCTGCTGCCCGACGGGCGCCTCGGCGTCATGGACTTCGGTGCCGTCGCCACCCACGAGGGCGGGTTCCCTCCGAACCTGGGCCCCATCTGGCGTCTGGAGCGCGACGGGATCTGGGATGAGCTCATCCCCCTCATGCGCGAGGAGGGATTCATTCCGCCGCGCACCGAGGTCTCACCGGAGGAGATCGACGAGTACCTCAAGCCGTTCATCGATCCGCTCAAGTCCGATGAGTTCCACTTCAGCCGCAAGTGGATGCAGCGGGTCGCCGCCAAATCCAGTGACCTGCGTGGGGCGCAGTTCCAGACCGGCCGGCATCTGGATCTGCCGCCCGTCTATCTCATGATGTTCCGGGTGCTGGGCAGCCTGTCAGGCATTTTGGCCCAGCTCGACGCGACGGTCCCGTACGCGCAGATCATCGGCGACTGGGTTCCCGGTTTCCGCGAGGATGAGCCCGTTGCTGCCAGCTAG
- a CDS encoding ABC1 kinase family protein translates to MADIRRGGLSRMTKLASLPAGMAGRAVIGVGKRLTGTSADEVNAELLEKAADELFNVLGELKGGAMKVGQALSVMEAAIPPQFADPFREALVKLQSEAPPLPAAKVHRVLDAQLGTKWRDRFQSFDDTPVASASIGQVHKGIWKDGREVAVKIQYPGADDALRADLKLIQRMTPLAKQIAPKADIDRLVAEISDRIEAELDYRQEASNQRAFAKAFAEDPKFFVPAVVASAPKVIIAEWMEGRRLSKIISEGTREERDSAGALMLEFTVKSPEKVGLVHADPHPGNFMLLPDGRFGIIDFGAVSEHPGGIPPEFGEVLCWARDEQWEQVIRLIKQLGFMPPEVQLSGDQVMDYIRPLWPYVDPLRSGEFHFTREWFQQAAVASTDLLDEGFTERFKLARQMTVPPGYVMLLRTLGGMIGVLVQLGAHVNYAAIAEEWMPGFFEPNAKTA, encoded by the coding sequence ATGGCAGATATTCGCCGCGGCGGGCTCAGCCGAATGACCAAACTGGCAAGCCTGCCCGCAGGTATGGCCGGTCGCGCGGTCATCGGGGTGGGCAAACGATTGACCGGAACCTCGGCCGATGAGGTCAATGCCGAACTCCTGGAGAAGGCCGCCGACGAACTGTTCAACGTGCTCGGTGAACTCAAGGGCGGCGCCATGAAGGTCGGCCAGGCCCTGTCGGTGATGGAGGCGGCGATACCGCCGCAGTTCGCCGATCCGTTCCGTGAGGCTCTGGTCAAACTGCAGAGCGAGGCACCGCCACTGCCCGCGGCCAAGGTGCATCGGGTGCTCGATGCACAGCTGGGCACCAAGTGGCGTGACCGATTCCAGTCCTTCGACGACACGCCCGTCGCCTCGGCCAGCATCGGCCAGGTACACAAGGGGATTTGGAAGGACGGCCGCGAGGTGGCCGTGAAGATCCAGTACCCGGGCGCCGATGATGCGCTGCGCGCCGATCTCAAGCTGATCCAGCGGATGACGCCACTGGCCAAACAGATTGCGCCCAAAGCAGATATCGACAGACTGGTCGCGGAGATCAGCGACCGCATCGAGGCAGAACTGGACTACCGCCAGGAGGCGTCCAACCAGCGCGCATTCGCGAAGGCCTTCGCCGAAGATCCGAAATTCTTCGTGCCGGCGGTGGTCGCGAGCGCACCCAAGGTGATCATCGCCGAGTGGATGGAGGGACGGCGGCTCTCGAAGATCATCTCCGAGGGCACCCGCGAGGAGCGTGACTCCGCCGGCGCTTTGATGCTCGAATTCACGGTCAAGTCACCGGAAAAGGTCGGCTTGGTGCACGCCGACCCGCATCCGGGTAACTTCATGCTGTTGCCCGATGGGCGTTTCGGCATCATCGATTTCGGCGCGGTCTCCGAGCACCCCGGGGGCATTCCGCCCGAATTCGGCGAGGTGCTGTGCTGGGCCCGAGATGAGCAGTGGGAGCAGGTGATCCGGCTCATCAAGCAGCTCGGATTCATGCCACCGGAGGTCCAGCTATCCGGGGATCAGGTGATGGACTACATCCGGCCACTGTGGCCCTATGTCGATCCGCTGCGTTCCGGTGAATTCCATTTCACGCGCGAATGGTTCCAGCAGGCCGCGGTGGCGTCGACCGATCTCCTGGACGAGGGATTCACCGAACGATTCAAGCTGGCACGTCAGATGACGGTGCCACCGGGTTACGTCATGCTGCTGCGCACGCTCGGCGGAATGATCGGGGTTCTGGTGCAGCTCGGCGCGCACGTGAACTACGCGGCAATCGCCGAGGAATGGATGCCGGGGTTCTTCGAACCAAACGCGAAAACGGCCTGA
- a CDS encoding UPF0182 family protein, protein MGMRPNGALPRLTRRSRRLVAAALVIVVLLLIGPRLVDTYINWLWFGELGFRGVFTTVLLTRLALFLIVGILVGTVVFAGFGLAYRARPVFVPTKGPGDALAQYRALILSRVRLFVIGVPVLIGVLAGIVAQSYWMPVQLFLEGGDFGIKDPQFGLDLGFFAFELPFYRFVLTYLFIAVFIALIVNALVHYIFGGIRLSGRSGTLSRPARIQLVTLAGILVLLKVAAYWLDRYELLSHTRAGKPFTGAGYTDINAVLPAKLILLAIAVICAVAVFSALVLKDLRIPAIGLALLLLSSLVVGAGWPLIVEQFSVKPNAAQKESEYIARSIKATRDAYGLTDDVVTYRDYSGTASAPTGSEQLAKQVAADRSTIANIRVLDPNIVSPAFTQLQQGKNFYAFPDSLSIDRYQDRSGSLRDYVVAARELDPAKLRDNQRDWINRHTVYTHGNGFIAAPANTVRGVADKPDENGGYPEFLVNAVDDNGKVLSDGPAALAQPRVYYGPIIASDTNDYAIVGKNGDDREYDYENNSGTKNSTYTGTGGVPVGGALARTVFGLKYAERNFLFSNVIGDNSKILFNRDPSRRVEAVAPWLTVDSGTYPAIVDKRMVWIVDGYTTLDNYPYSQQTSLSEATFDSQVGKTGGALPNQQVSYIRNSVKATVDAYDGTVTLYQQDEKDPVLKAWMKIFPGTVKSKSDISPDLARHLRYPEDLFKVQRTLLARYHVNDPVTFFSTSDFWQVPDDPNASTGSQPPYYIVAKDITKNDNSASFQLTSALNRFQRDFLAAYVSASSDPETYGKITVLTVPGTVQGPKLVNNAITTDNQVSSHVGIIKNQNILRWGNLLTLPVANGGLLFVEPLYASPGQGDQSSYPRLIRVGMFYNGKVGYATTVRDALDMVFGPGAGATATAPAAEPGNVNTPPPSGQNVPIVPPAAVPPAGSSELSSAKTAALQEVQRAISEVKDAQKSGDFARYGQALKNLDDAMTKFTQAK, encoded by the coding sequence GTGGGAATGCGGCCGAATGGGGCTCTGCCACGACTGACCCGACGGAGCCGGCGACTGGTCGCCGCGGCGTTGGTGATCGTGGTGTTGTTGTTGATCGGCCCGCGCCTGGTCGACACCTACATCAATTGGCTGTGGTTCGGTGAGCTCGGATTCCGGGGCGTGTTCACGACTGTGCTGCTGACCCGGCTGGCCTTGTTCCTGATCGTCGGAATCTTGGTCGGTACCGTGGTTTTCGCGGGCTTCGGATTGGCATACCGGGCGCGACCCGTGTTCGTGCCCACCAAGGGGCCAGGCGACGCTCTGGCGCAGTACCGTGCTCTGATCCTGTCGCGGGTGCGGCTTTTCGTCATCGGTGTTCCGGTGCTTATCGGTGTGCTGGCCGGCATTGTGGCCCAAAGCTATTGGATGCCCGTACAGCTGTTCCTGGAGGGTGGGGACTTCGGTATCAAGGATCCGCAGTTCGGCCTGGATCTCGGGTTTTTCGCCTTCGAGCTGCCGTTCTATCGATTCGTGCTGACGTACCTGTTCATCGCGGTCTTCATCGCGCTCATCGTCAATGCCTTGGTGCACTACATCTTTGGCGGCATTCGGCTGTCCGGTCGTTCGGGCACGCTGTCGCGCCCGGCACGCATCCAGCTGGTGACTCTTGCCGGAATTCTGGTGCTGCTCAAGGTCGCCGCCTACTGGCTCGATCGGTACGAACTGCTTTCGCACACGCGAGCCGGTAAGCCGTTCACCGGCGCCGGTTACACCGATATCAACGCGGTGCTGCCGGCCAAGCTCATCCTGCTGGCCATCGCGGTGATCTGTGCGGTCGCGGTGTTCTCGGCGCTGGTGCTCAAGGATCTGCGGATTCCCGCGATCGGCCTGGCGCTGCTGCTGCTGTCCTCGTTGGTGGTCGGTGCCGGATGGCCGCTCATCGTGGAGCAGTTCAGTGTCAAACCCAATGCCGCGCAGAAGGAAAGCGAGTACATCGCGCGCAGCATCAAGGCGACGCGCGATGCCTACGGACTGACCGACGACGTCGTGACCTACCGGGACTACAGCGGTACCGCATCGGCGCCCACCGGTAGCGAGCAACTGGCCAAGCAGGTTGCGGCCGACCGCTCCACGATCGCCAACATCCGCGTCTTGGATCCCAACATCGTGAGCCCGGCCTTCACTCAATTGCAGCAGGGCAAGAACTTCTACGCCTTCCCCGATTCGTTGTCGATTGATCGGTATCAGGACAGGAGCGGCTCGCTGCGCGACTACGTCGTTGCCGCACGCGAACTCGATCCGGCCAAGCTTCGTGATAACCAGCGTGACTGGATCAACCGGCACACCGTCTACACCCACGGCAACGGATTCATCGCCGCCCCGGCCAACACCGTGCGCGGAGTGGCCGACAAGCCGGACGAGAACGGCGGGTACCCGGAGTTCCTGGTGAATGCCGTCGATGACAACGGCAAGGTCCTTTCCGACGGCCCGGCGGCGCTGGCTCAGCCGCGCGTGTACTACGGCCCGATCATCGCCAGCGACACCAACGACTATGCGATCGTCGGCAAGAACGGTGACGATCGTGAGTACGACTACGAGAACAACTCCGGAACCAAGAACAGCACCTACACCGGTACCGGCGGCGTGCCGGTCGGCGGTGCGCTGGCACGGACGGTCTTCGGTCTGAAGTACGCCGAACGGAACTTCCTGTTCTCCAACGTGATCGGGGACAACAGCAAGATCCTGTTCAACCGGGACCCAAGCCGGCGGGTGGAAGCGGTGGCGCCGTGGCTGACGGTCGACAGCGGGACCTACCCGGCGATCGTCGACAAGCGCATGGTCTGGATCGTCGACGGCTACACCACGCTGGACAACTACCCGTACTCGCAGCAGACGTCGTTGTCGGAGGCCACCTTTGACAGCCAGGTCGGCAAGACCGGGGGAGCGCTGCCCAACCAGCAGGTGTCGTACATCCGGAACTCGGTCAAGGCGACGGTGGACGCGTACGACGGCACCGTCACCCTGTATCAGCAGGACGAGAAGGATCCCGTGCTCAAGGCATGGATGAAGATCTTCCCCGGAACGGTCAAGTCCAAGAGTGACATCTCGCCGGACCTCGCGCGCCACCTGCGCTACCCGGAGGATCTTTTCAAGGTGCAGCGGACGCTGCTGGCGCGCTACCACGTCAACGATCCGGTGACCTTCTTCTCCACCAGTGATTTCTGGCAGGTGCCGGATGACCCGAACGCGTCCACCGGTTCGCAGCCGCCGTATTACATCGTGGCCAAAGACATCACGAAGAACGACAATTCGGCCTCATTCCAACTGACAAGTGCGCTGAACCGCTTCCAGCGTGATTTCCTGGCCGCCTATGTCAGTGCCAGTTCCGATCCCGAAACCTACGGGAAGATCACCGTTTTGACGGTTCCCGGAACGGTGCAGGGCCCCAAGCTGGTGAACAATGCGATCACCACCGACAACCAGGTGTCCTCGCATGTCGGCATCATCAAGAATCAGAACATCCTGCGGTGGGGCAACCTGCTGACACTGCCGGTGGCCAACGGTGGATTGTTGTTCGTCGAGCCGCTGTATGCCTCGCCGGGCCAGGGCGATCAGTCCTCGTATCCGCGCCTGATCCGTGTGGGCATGTTCTACAACGGCAAGGTCGGCTACGCGACCACGGTCAGGGATGCTCTGGACATGGTGTTCGGGCCCGGTGCCGGTGCGACGGCCACCGCCCCGGCGGCCGAACCCGGAAATGTGAACACGCCGCCGCCCAGCGGTCAGAACGTTCCGATCGTTCCCCCGGCTGCCGTGCCGCCGGCGGGGTCCTCGGAACTGTCCTCGGCGAAGACCGCCGCGCTGCAGGAGGTTCAGCGGGCCATCAGCGAGGTGAAGGACGCCCAGAAGAGTGGGGACTTCGCCCGGTATGGGCAAGCGCTGAAGAACCTTGACGACGCGATGACGAAGTTCACACAGGCCAAGTAA
- a CDS encoding WhiB family transcriptional regulator, protein MMTVEVEARRLALPCHVADGDLWFAESPADLERAKTLCADCPIRSQCLAAALDRAEPWGVWGGEILEQGAIVARKRPRGRPRKNPLPAADPAAA, encoded by the coding sequence ATGATGACCGTCGAAGTGGAGGCCCGAAGACTCGCGCTACCGTGCCACGTCGCGGATGGGGACCTGTGGTTCGCGGAAAGTCCCGCGGACTTGGAGCGGGCTAAGACGCTGTGCGCGGACTGCCCGATCCGGTCGCAGTGCCTGGCTGCCGCGCTGGACCGCGCGGAGCCCTGGGGTGTGTGGGGTGGCGAGATCCTGGAGCAGGGCGCCATCGTGGCGCGCAAGCGCCCGCGTGGACGCCCGCGCAAGAACCCGCTGCCGGCCGCAGATCCCGCCGCGGCATGA
- a CDS encoding ABC1 kinase family protein produces MAEIRRGRAARAAKLASLPAGIAGRAALGVGKRIAGKSKDEVNAELVEKAAEQLFQVLGELKGAAMKIGQMLSVMEAAIPPEFGEPYREALTKLQSDAPPLPADKVHRVLDAQLGTKWRERFQSFDDKPVASASIGQVHKAVWKDGRTVAVKVQYPGADEAVRSDLKTIQRLSSLFKQVAPGADIKAIVDELIERTEEELDYRIEATNQRTFVKAFKDDPEFYVPSVVASSPKVIITEWMQGRKLSEIIAKGTEEERSKCAHFLLEFSISSPYRCGLLHADTHPGNFMLLEDGRFGIMDFGACAAHEGGLPAGFGPILRLARDEKWEELTEVLRSEGFIPPSATSVSHEEVNSYLEPYIEPLNHETFHFSRKWLQRLTAKATDFRSQEFLESFKTSRQMNLPPNYLMFFRVLGGLIGIAAQLDAPVDYAAIIDKWVPGFHEDSKAPAAT; encoded by the coding sequence ATGGCAGAGATCCGTCGTGGCCGCGCCGCACGCGCCGCAAAACTCGCATCGCTTCCGGCCGGGATCGCGGGCCGTGCCGCGCTCGGTGTGGGTAAACGGATCGCCGGGAAATCCAAAGACGAAGTGAACGCCGAACTCGTCGAGAAGGCTGCCGAGCAGCTGTTCCAGGTTCTCGGCGAGCTCAAGGGCGCGGCCATGAAGATCGGCCAGATGCTCTCGGTGATGGAGGCCGCCATTCCCCCCGAGTTCGGGGAGCCGTACCGCGAGGCGCTGACCAAGCTGCAAAGCGATGCCCCACCGCTGCCCGCCGACAAGGTCCACCGCGTTCTGGACGCACAGCTGGGCACCAAGTGGCGTGAACGTTTCCAGTCCTTCGACGACAAGCCCGTCGCCTCGGCCAGCATCGGCCAGGTACACAAGGCCGTCTGGAAGGACGGCCGGACCGTCGCGGTCAAGGTGCAGTACCCGGGCGCCGACGAGGCCGTCCGCTCGGACCTCAAGACCATTCAGCGTCTGTCTTCCCTGTTCAAGCAGGTGGCTCCGGGTGCCGATATCAAGGCCATCGTCGACGAACTCATCGAGCGCACCGAGGAAGAACTCGACTACCGCATCGAGGCCACCAATCAGCGCACCTTCGTCAAGGCCTTCAAGGACGACCCCGAGTTCTACGTCCCCTCGGTCGTGGCCTCGTCCCCCAAGGTGATCATCACCGAGTGGATGCAGGGCCGGAAGCTCTCGGAAATCATCGCCAAGGGCACCGAAGAGGAACGCAGCAAGTGTGCGCATTTCCTCCTCGAATTCAGCATCAGCTCGCCGTATCGGTGTGGACTGCTGCACGCAGACACCCACCCCGGAAACTTCATGCTGCTCGAAGACGGCCGGTTCGGAATCATGGACTTCGGCGCCTGCGCCGCGCATGAGGGTGGTCTGCCCGCGGGCTTCGGTCCGATCCTGCGCCTGGCCCGAGACGAGAAGTGGGAAGAGCTCACCGAGGTGCTCCGTTCGGAGGGTTTCATCCCACCGAGCGCAACCTCCGTGTCTCACGAAGAGGTCAACTCCTACCTTGAGCCGTACATCGAGCCGCTCAACCACGAGACCTTCCACTTCAGCCGCAAGTGGCTGCAGCGGCTCACCGCCAAGGCCACCGATTTCCGCAGCCAGGAGTTCCTCGAGTCGTTCAAGACCAGCCGGCAGATGAACTTGCCGCCGAATTACCTGATGTTCTTCAGGGTCCTCGGCGGCCTGATCGGTATCGCCGCACAGCTCGATGCCCCGGTCGACTACGCCGCCATCATCGACAAGTGGGTTCCAGGGTTCCACGAGGACAGCAAGGCTCCGGCCGCCACTTAA
- a CDS encoding DUF3558 family protein, protein MMRMGLACAAALLMAGCSTSTGITKPADSTSSVPPSASATASSQPQVSSTLTAPHPPPSHWNDGTSYDPCFGYSAEQIRSWGLDSAKVTDVGTQDPQLRGCQWKGLSGGWTAELTVANTKVSAYLDPELYTNPQPITVAGLDGVIYQGRVASVPTCTVILPSQQATVAVVVVVVDVQEAKDVPDACAKSKQIATAVAPTLPK, encoded by the coding sequence ATGATGCGGATGGGCTTAGCGTGCGCGGCGGCGCTTTTGATGGCTGGCTGCTCGACATCGACGGGCATTACGAAGCCGGCGGACAGCACCAGTTCAGTGCCGCCTTCGGCCTCGGCCACCGCGAGTTCGCAACCTCAGGTATCGAGCACATTGACGGCCCCGCATCCGCCGCCGAGCCATTGGAATGACGGCACGAGTTACGACCCGTGCTTTGGCTATTCAGCTGAGCAGATTCGCTCTTGGGGTTTGGATTCGGCGAAGGTGACCGATGTAGGCACTCAGGATCCGCAGTTGCGTGGCTGCCAATGGAAGGGTCTCAGTGGCGGTTGGACGGCGGAATTGACGGTCGCTAACACCAAGGTGTCGGCTTACCTGGATCCTGAGCTGTACACCAATCCTCAGCCCATCACGGTGGCCGGCCTTGACGGAGTGATTTACCAGGGCCGTGTCGCTTCGGTACCTACCTGCACCGTGATCCTGCCGTCGCAACAGGCAACAGTCGCTGTTGTCGTGGTGGTTGTGGATGTCCAGGAAGCCAAAGATGTGCCCGATGCGTGCGCGAAATCCAAGCAGATAGCCACTGCGGTGGCGCCGACTCTTCCGAAGTGA
- a CDS encoding zinc-dependent metalloprotease — MADLPFGFAAGDDPDREPGDGARPGPGSGPSGADPFGFGSGGFNPADLGQIFTQLGQMFSGAAAGAASGQSTGAVNYDIARQLASSSIGFVAPITEGTQSAITDAVHLADTWLDGATALPAGATRTAAWTATDWVDNTLENWKRLVDPVAEQISGMWAANLPEEAQGMAGPLLGMMTQMGGMAFGSQLGQALGQLSREVLTSTDIGLPLGPKGTAALLPVAIEAFSEGLEQSKSEIMTFLAAREAAHHRLFSGVGWLTIRLMDTLEQYAKGISIDMSAIEEAARGFNPASLGDPSDMEQILSQGIFEPKTTPQQEQALERLETLLALIEGWVQTVVTDALGERIPATAALSETLRRRRATGGPAEQTFGTLVGLELRPRKLREAADLWRRLTDAVGVDKRDAIWAHPDLIPDASDLDNPAAFIDRIVGGDTDAIDDPIAQIEKLDPGTSE, encoded by the coding sequence ATGGCCGACCTCCCCTTTGGATTCGCTGCTGGCGACGACCCCGACCGTGAGCCGGGCGACGGCGCGCGGCCGGGACCCGGCTCGGGACCGTCGGGCGCGGACCCGTTCGGCTTCGGATCTGGTGGATTCAATCCCGCCGACCTCGGGCAGATCTTCACCCAGCTGGGACAGATGTTCAGCGGGGCTGCCGCCGGTGCGGCCAGTGGTCAGTCCACGGGCGCGGTCAACTACGACATCGCCCGGCAACTCGCTTCAAGCTCAATCGGATTCGTCGCGCCCATCACCGAGGGCACCCAATCGGCGATCACCGATGCGGTGCACCTGGCCGACACCTGGCTCGACGGAGCCACCGCGCTGCCCGCCGGGGCCACCCGAACCGCCGCCTGGACCGCAACCGACTGGGTGGACAACACTCTGGAAAACTGGAAGCGGCTCGTCGACCCTGTCGCCGAACAGATTTCAGGCATGTGGGCGGCCAACCTGCCCGAAGAGGCCCAGGGCATGGCCGGTCCGCTGCTGGGCATGATGACCCAGATGGGCGGCATGGCCTTCGGGTCGCAGCTGGGCCAGGCTCTCGGACAGCTGTCCCGAGAGGTGCTGACCTCCACCGACATCGGATTGCCATTGGGCCCCAAGGGCACGGCGGCTCTGCTTCCGGTCGCCATCGAGGCGTTCTCCGAGGGCCTCGAACAGTCCAAGAGCGAGATCATGACCTTCCTGGCCGCCCGGGAAGCCGCACACCACCGGTTGTTCAGCGGCGTGGGCTGGCTGACCATCCGGCTGATGGACACCCTTGAGCAGTACGCCAAGGGCATCTCGATCGACATGAGCGCCATCGAAGAAGCCGCGCGCGGCTTCAACCCCGCGTCGCTGGGCGACCCGTCCGATATGGAACAGATTCTGTCCCAAGGCATTTTCGAGCCGAAGACCACGCCGCAACAGGAGCAGGCCCTGGAGCGCCTGGAAACCCTGCTGGCGCTGATCGAGGGATGGGTACAAACCGTGGTGACCGACGCGCTCGGCGAGCGCATACCCGCGACCGCGGCCCTCAGCGAGACCTTGCGGCGCCGCCGCGCGACGGGCGGCCCGGCCGAGCAGACCTTCGGCACCTTGGTGGGCCTGGAGCTGCGGCCGCGCAAGTTGCGTGAGGCAGCAGACCTGTGGCGCAGGCTCACCGACGCCGTGGGTGTGGACAAGCGCGACGCGATCTGGGCACATCCGGATCTGATTCCCGATGCGAGCGATCTGGACAACCCGGCCGCCTTTATCGATCGCATCGTCGGCGGAGACACCGACGCCATCGACGATCCGATCGCGCAGATCGAGAAGCTCGATCCGGGCACATCCGAATAA
- a CDS encoding PDZ domain-containing protein, which produces MNRRVATLLVALVPIIAFALLVSVITVPFVSLGPGPTFNTLGQVEGKEVVDIKGTKVDPVSGHLNMTTVSQRDGLTLADALRLWASGREQLVPRDAVYPPNRSKDQVDKENDLEFKKSEESAEFAALGYLKYPTAVTVLTISDDGPSKGKLQENDAITAVNGRPVANLEEFTGALKATKPGEVVTLDYKRKNPEGSSKTEPVKITLGKNGDRDYGFLGVGVVQAPWAPFTIDFNLANIGGPSAGLMFSLAVIDKLTPGELDGGKFVAGTGTIDAEGKVGPIGGITHKMQAAKDAGATVFLVPAANCAEAKTDGGQGLTMVKVGTLAEAVDGLNTLDRGGQAPSC; this is translated from the coding sequence ATGAATCGCCGCGTAGCGACGCTGCTGGTCGCGCTGGTCCCGATCATCGCCTTCGCGTTGTTGGTGTCGGTGATCACCGTGCCATTCGTGTCCCTGGGACCGGGCCCGACCTTCAATACCCTCGGCCAGGTCGAGGGTAAGGAGGTGGTCGACATCAAGGGCACCAAGGTCGACCCGGTGTCGGGCCACCTCAACATGACGACGGTCTCCCAGCGCGACGGACTGACATTGGCCGATGCGCTGCGGTTGTGGGCGAGCGGGCGTGAGCAGTTGGTCCCGCGGGACGCGGTGTACCCACCTAATCGGTCCAAGGATCAGGTGGACAAGGAAAACGACCTCGAGTTCAAGAAGTCCGAAGAAAGTGCCGAATTTGCGGCACTCGGATATCTCAAGTACCCGACGGCGGTGACCGTTCTGACCATCAGTGATGACGGACCGTCCAAGGGCAAGCTGCAGGAGAACGACGCGATCACCGCGGTGAACGGGCGACCGGTGGCCAACCTGGAGGAGTTCACCGGAGCGCTCAAGGCGACCAAGCCCGGTGAGGTGGTGACGCTGGACTACAAGCGTAAGAATCCCGAGGGCAGCAGTAAGACGGAACCGGTGAAGATCACGCTCGGCAAGAACGGGGATCGTGACTACGGGTTCCTGGGGGTCGGCGTTGTGCAGGCGCCGTGGGCGCCGTTCACCATTGATTTCAACCTGGCCAATATCGGTGGGCCGTCGGCCGGGCTGATGTTCAGCCTCGCCGTGATCGACAAGCTGACGCCCGGTGAACTCGACGGTGGAAAGTTCGTCGCCGGAACGGGAACCATCGACGCCGAGGGCAAGGTGGGGCCTATCGGTGGAATCACGCACAAGATGCAGGCAGCCAAAGACGCTGGAGCAACGGTGTTCTTGGTGCCGGCGGCCAACTGTGCCGAGGCCAAGACGGACGGTGGGCAGGGGCTCACCATGGTCAAGGTCGGCACCTTGGCCGAAGCGGTTGACGGACTCAACACCCTTGATCGTGGTGGTCAAGCGCCCAGTTGTTAG